A stretch of the Parabacteroides timonensis genome encodes the following:
- a CDS encoding TM2 domain-containing protein, whose protein sequence is MDAQKVDLFLLTNSSKLPSSHISIIRDRLLAMDESKLIYLQTCDFKDPTVILIISVFLGSLGIDRFLIGDVGLGVGKLVTLGGCGIWCIIDWFLIMDATKRKNLEQLQNVLMF, encoded by the coding sequence ATGGACGCACAGAAAGTGGACTTGTTCCTCCTGACAAACAGTAGCAAACTACCTAGCAGTCATATATCTATTATAAGAGACCGCCTACTCGCTATGGATGAATCCAAACTGATTTATCTGCAAACTTGTGATTTTAAAGACCCGACAGTAATACTTATTATTTCCGTATTCCTGGGTTCGCTCGGCATAGACCGTTTCCTTATCGGTGACGTCGGCCTGGGTGTCGGAAAGTTAGTCACTTTAGGAGGTTGTGGTATCTGGTGTATTATCGATTGGTTCCTCATCATGGATGCAACCAAAAGAAAAAATCTGGAACAGCTGCAAAACGTATTAATGTTTTAA
- a CDS encoding DUF2752 domain-containing protein produces MGTRNKYAYLAIIIMVGYALSVFPCIFHTITGYPCPACGTRRALLILLTGNIYDSILINPYGLLLVLLTAIYLTGMTIDYIRKKDQFRSWLKKAERHLMNKYILASIILLAILNWIWNIYKGL; encoded by the coding sequence GTGGGAACAAGAAATAAATATGCATATCTTGCCATAATCATAATGGTCGGATATGCATTATCTGTATTTCCCTGCATATTCCACACAATCACCGGATATCCCTGTCCTGCCTGCGGAACACGCCGTGCACTTCTAATCTTATTAACAGGAAATATCTACGACTCCATCCTGATCAATCCGTATGGCTTATTACTCGTTCTACTGACAGCCATCTATCTTACCGGCATGACGATAGACTATATCCGAAAAAAAGATCAGTTCCGAAGCTGGCTGAAAAAAGCGGAACGACATCTCATGAACAAATACATCCTCGCTTCCATTATTCTCCTAGCTATCCTCAATTGGATATGGAATATCTATAAAGGACTGTAA
- a CDS encoding TM2 domain-containing protein — MEANKVDKFLLANESKFPEYEIPIHRLLNLTPEQEIILETTRFKRPGRILLTSIFLGILGIDRFLIGDIAKGICKLLTGGGLGIWWLADWFMITGVTKRKNMEKLNQIINI; from the coding sequence ATGGAAGCAAACAAAGTCGATAAATTTCTTCTGGCGAATGAAAGCAAATTTCCTGAATATGAAATTCCTATCCATCGGCTATTAAACCTCACTCCCGAACAGGAGATCATCCTGGAAACAACACGGTTCAAAAGACCGGGCAGGATATTACTCACCTCTATTTTTCTCGGAATACTAGGAATAGACCGTTTCCTTATCGGAGACATAGCCAAAGGAATCTGTAAACTCCTTACCGGTGGCGGACTGGGAATCTGGTGGCTCGCCGACTGGTTCATGATCACCGGAGTGACGAAAAGAAAAAATATGGAAAAACTAAATCAGATAATCAATATCTAA